A part of Numenius arquata chromosome 2, bNumArq3.hap1.1, whole genome shotgun sequence genomic DNA contains:
- the TCP11L2 gene encoding T-complex protein 11-like protein 2 isoform X2, which produces MRSFVPLITLISSFNGPHATLTFWRSCLLWQLKWIRMPLNDEQSSDSDSSRLSESTASSSDSEYSRQSFNSDSSSKPSSPASSPPKVITFDELMAAAKNLTDLTLAHEIAVNANFCIKHEDFPQNSFAGTVKQIVHKAFWDHLESELNEDPPEYEHAIKLFEEIKEILLSFLTPGANRIQNQICEVLDTDLIRQQAEHNAVDIHGLANYIINTMGKLCAPIRDNDIKQLKATDNIVELLREIFRVLDLMKVDMANYTIQNLRPYLQRNLVDYERTKFQEILEETPSALDLTTEWIKESIEDELSAISDESSSSPGADSSSKRIISPTLVLNNGYLKLLQWDYCKTIPETLITDEVRLQELREKLNQLKIIACVCLITNNMVGAAIVDVPDFADQLKRISVPLLEGMNKKTFDLKEALNAIGVQVCSKVNMSLAERDLPTLSEEMQSNLMGQIAHIVEDNNPVSSLIDKRIQFFMRSLLALPSFQKCMPTMPGGLSVIQTEMEFVGSQYASIVNFNKQVYGPFYANILRKLLFPEASMGKAETETPTN; this is translated from the exons GTCTTGTTTGCTGTGGCAGCTAAAGTGGATCAGAATGCCTCTCAATGATGAGCAGAGCAGTGATTCAGATTCTTCACGCCTCTCTGAAAGCACAGCTTCCTCTAGCGACTCCGAATATTCAAGACAGAGCTTTAACAGCGATTCTTCAAGCAAACCCAGTTCCCCAGCGT CAAGCCCTCCCAAGGTTATTACATTTGATGAATTGATGGCAGCTGCAAAAAATTTGACAGACTTGACTCTAGCTCATGAAATTGCTGTAAATGCAAATTTTTGCATAAAACATGAAGACTTCCCACAGAACAG CTTTGCGGGCACAGTGAAACAAATTGTACACAAGGCATTTTGGGATCATTTGGAATCAGAACTGAATGAAGATCCTCCAGAATATGAACATGCTATCAAGCTCTTTGAGGAAATTAAGGAG attcttctttccttcctgacTCCTGGAGCAAACAGGATTCAGAATCAAATTTGTGAAGTTCTAGATACAGATCTTATAAGACAGCAGGCAGAACACAATGCTGTTGATATTCATGGGCTAGCTAACTATATCATCAACACTATGGGAAAGCTATGTGCTCCGATAAGAGACAACGATATAAAACAGTTAAAAGCAACTGACAATATCGTAGAATTACTGAG AGAAATATTCCGTGTTTTGGACCTGATGAAAGTGGATATGGCTAATTACACAATTCAAAACCTTAGGCCATACCTTCAGCGTAATTTGGTGGACTATGAAAGAACAAAATTCCAGGAAATTCTTGAAGAAACACCAA GTGCCCTGGATCTCACAACAGAATGGATAAAGGAATCAATAGAAGATGAATTGTCCGCTATTTCTGATGAATCTTCCTCATCCCCTGGTGCTGATAGTAGTTCTAAACGAATTATTAGTCCTACGCTGGTGCTAAACAACGGCTACTTGAAACTGTTACAATGGGATTATTGCAAAACAATTCCAGAG ACTCTAATAACAGATGAAGTTCGTCTTCAGGAGTTGAGAGAAAAGCTCAATCAATTAAAAATCATAGCTTGTGTTTGTCTCATAACAAACAATATGGTGGGTGCAGCAATTGTAGATGTGCCTGATTTTGCTGACCAACTGAAAAGGATCTCTGTTCCTCTTCTTGAAGGCATGAACAAGAA aacttTTGATTTGAAGGAGGCTCTGAATGCTATTGGTGTCCAGGTTTGCAGCAAAGTGAACATGTCTCTAGCTGAAAGGGATCTTCCCACGCTTAGTGAAGAAATGCAGAGTAATTTAATGGGTCAAATCGCTCATATTGTTGAGGACAACAATCCCGTCAGTTCCTTGATTG ACAAACGAATCCAGTTCTTCATGAGAAGCTTGCTTGCTCTTCCGAGTTTTCAGAAGTGTATGCCTACTATGCCAGGAGGCCTTTCTGTGATTCAGACGGAGATGGAGTTTGTTGGATCTCAGTATGCGAGCATTGTAAACTTTAATAAACAAGTTTATGGACCATTCTATGCAAACATACTTAGAAAACTACTTTTTCCTGAGGCATCAATGgggaaagcagaaacagaaacaccTACCAATTAA
- the TCP11L2 gene encoding T-complex protein 11-like protein 2 isoform X4, with product MPLNDEQSSDSDSSRLSESTASSSDSEYSRQSFNSDSSSKPSSPASSPPKVITFDELMAAAKNLTDLTLAHEIAVNANFCIKHEDFPQNSFAGTVKQIVHKAFWDHLESELNEDPPEYEHAIKLFEEIKEILLSFLTPGANRIQNQICEVLDTDLIRQQAEHNAVDIHGLANYIINTMGKLCAPIRDNDIKQLKATDNIVELLREIFRVLDLMKVDMANYTIQNLRPYLQRNLVDYERTKFQEILEETPSALDLTTEWIKESIEDELSAISDESSSSPGADSSSKRIISPTLVLNNGYLKLLQWDYCKTIPETLITDEVRLQELREKLNQLKIIACVCLITNNMVGAAIVDVPDFADQLKRISVPLLEGMNKKTFDLKEALNAIGVQVCSKVNMSLAERDLPTLSEEMQSNLMGQIAHIVEDNNPVSSLIDKRIQFFMRSLLALPSFQKCMPTMPGGLSVIQTEMEFVGSQYASIVNFNKQVYGPFYANILRKLLFPEASMGKAETETPTN from the exons ATGCCTCTCAATGATGAGCAGAGCAGTGATTCAGATTCTTCACGCCTCTCTGAAAGCACAGCTTCCTCTAGCGACTCCGAATATTCAAGACAGAGCTTTAACAGCGATTCTTCAAGCAAACCCAGTTCCCCAGCGT CAAGCCCTCCCAAGGTTATTACATTTGATGAATTGATGGCAGCTGCAAAAAATTTGACAGACTTGACTCTAGCTCATGAAATTGCTGTAAATGCAAATTTTTGCATAAAACATGAAGACTTCCCACAGAACAG CTTTGCGGGCACAGTGAAACAAATTGTACACAAGGCATTTTGGGATCATTTGGAATCAGAACTGAATGAAGATCCTCCAGAATATGAACATGCTATCAAGCTCTTTGAGGAAATTAAGGAG attcttctttccttcctgacTCCTGGAGCAAACAGGATTCAGAATCAAATTTGTGAAGTTCTAGATACAGATCTTATAAGACAGCAGGCAGAACACAATGCTGTTGATATTCATGGGCTAGCTAACTATATCATCAACACTATGGGAAAGCTATGTGCTCCGATAAGAGACAACGATATAAAACAGTTAAAAGCAACTGACAATATCGTAGAATTACTGAG AGAAATATTCCGTGTTTTGGACCTGATGAAAGTGGATATGGCTAATTACACAATTCAAAACCTTAGGCCATACCTTCAGCGTAATTTGGTGGACTATGAAAGAACAAAATTCCAGGAAATTCTTGAAGAAACACCAA GTGCCCTGGATCTCACAACAGAATGGATAAAGGAATCAATAGAAGATGAATTGTCCGCTATTTCTGATGAATCTTCCTCATCCCCTGGTGCTGATAGTAGTTCTAAACGAATTATTAGTCCTACGCTGGTGCTAAACAACGGCTACTTGAAACTGTTACAATGGGATTATTGCAAAACAATTCCAGAG ACTCTAATAACAGATGAAGTTCGTCTTCAGGAGTTGAGAGAAAAGCTCAATCAATTAAAAATCATAGCTTGTGTTTGTCTCATAACAAACAATATGGTGGGTGCAGCAATTGTAGATGTGCCTGATTTTGCTGACCAACTGAAAAGGATCTCTGTTCCTCTTCTTGAAGGCATGAACAAGAA aacttTTGATTTGAAGGAGGCTCTGAATGCTATTGGTGTCCAGGTTTGCAGCAAAGTGAACATGTCTCTAGCTGAAAGGGATCTTCCCACGCTTAGTGAAGAAATGCAGAGTAATTTAATGGGTCAAATCGCTCATATTGTTGAGGACAACAATCCCGTCAGTTCCTTGATTG ACAAACGAATCCAGTTCTTCATGAGAAGCTTGCTTGCTCTTCCGAGTTTTCAGAAGTGTATGCCTACTATGCCAGGAGGCCTTTCTGTGATTCAGACGGAGATGGAGTTTGTTGGATCTCAGTATGCGAGCATTGTAAACTTTAATAAACAAGTTTATGGACCATTCTATGCAAACATACTTAGAAAACTACTTTTTCCTGAGGCATCAATGgggaaagcagaaacagaaacaccTACCAATTAA
- the TCP11L2 gene encoding T-complex protein 11-like protein 2 isoform X3 — MPLNDEQSSDSDSSRLSESTASSSDSEYSRQSFNSDSSSKPSSPASASPPKVITFDELMAAAKNLTDLTLAHEIAVNANFCIKHEDFPQNSFAGTVKQIVHKAFWDHLESELNEDPPEYEHAIKLFEEIKEILLSFLTPGANRIQNQICEVLDTDLIRQQAEHNAVDIHGLANYIINTMGKLCAPIRDNDIKQLKATDNIVELLREIFRVLDLMKVDMANYTIQNLRPYLQRNLVDYERTKFQEILEETPSALDLTTEWIKESIEDELSAISDESSSSPGADSSSKRIISPTLVLNNGYLKLLQWDYCKTIPETLITDEVRLQELREKLNQLKIIACVCLITNNMVGAAIVDVPDFADQLKRISVPLLEGMNKKTFDLKEALNAIGVQVCSKVNMSLAERDLPTLSEEMQSNLMGQIAHIVEDNNPVSSLIDKRIQFFMRSLLALPSFQKCMPTMPGGLSVIQTEMEFVGSQYASIVNFNKQVYGPFYANILRKLLFPEASMGKAETETPTN; from the exons ATGCCTCTCAATGATGAGCAGAGCAGTGATTCAGATTCTTCACGCCTCTCTGAAAGCACAGCTTCCTCTAGCGACTCCGAATATTCAAGACAGAGCTTTAACAGCGATTCTTCAAGCAAACCCAGTTCCCCAGCGT CAGCAAGCCCTCCCAAGGTTATTACATTTGATGAATTGATGGCAGCTGCAAAAAATTTGACAGACTTGACTCTAGCTCATGAAATTGCTGTAAATGCAAATTTTTGCATAAAACATGAAGACTTCCCACAGAACAG CTTTGCGGGCACAGTGAAACAAATTGTACACAAGGCATTTTGGGATCATTTGGAATCAGAACTGAATGAAGATCCTCCAGAATATGAACATGCTATCAAGCTCTTTGAGGAAATTAAGGAG attcttctttccttcctgacTCCTGGAGCAAACAGGATTCAGAATCAAATTTGTGAAGTTCTAGATACAGATCTTATAAGACAGCAGGCAGAACACAATGCTGTTGATATTCATGGGCTAGCTAACTATATCATCAACACTATGGGAAAGCTATGTGCTCCGATAAGAGACAACGATATAAAACAGTTAAAAGCAACTGACAATATCGTAGAATTACTGAG AGAAATATTCCGTGTTTTGGACCTGATGAAAGTGGATATGGCTAATTACACAATTCAAAACCTTAGGCCATACCTTCAGCGTAATTTGGTGGACTATGAAAGAACAAAATTCCAGGAAATTCTTGAAGAAACACCAA GTGCCCTGGATCTCACAACAGAATGGATAAAGGAATCAATAGAAGATGAATTGTCCGCTATTTCTGATGAATCTTCCTCATCCCCTGGTGCTGATAGTAGTTCTAAACGAATTATTAGTCCTACGCTGGTGCTAAACAACGGCTACTTGAAACTGTTACAATGGGATTATTGCAAAACAATTCCAGAG ACTCTAATAACAGATGAAGTTCGTCTTCAGGAGTTGAGAGAAAAGCTCAATCAATTAAAAATCATAGCTTGTGTTTGTCTCATAACAAACAATATGGTGGGTGCAGCAATTGTAGATGTGCCTGATTTTGCTGACCAACTGAAAAGGATCTCTGTTCCTCTTCTTGAAGGCATGAACAAGAA aacttTTGATTTGAAGGAGGCTCTGAATGCTATTGGTGTCCAGGTTTGCAGCAAAGTGAACATGTCTCTAGCTGAAAGGGATCTTCCCACGCTTAGTGAAGAAATGCAGAGTAATTTAATGGGTCAAATCGCTCATATTGTTGAGGACAACAATCCCGTCAGTTCCTTGATTG ACAAACGAATCCAGTTCTTCATGAGAAGCTTGCTTGCTCTTCCGAGTTTTCAGAAGTGTATGCCTACTATGCCAGGAGGCCTTTCTGTGATTCAGACGGAGATGGAGTTTGTTGGATCTCAGTATGCGAGCATTGTAAACTTTAATAAACAAGTTTATGGACCATTCTATGCAAACATACTTAGAAAACTACTTTTTCCTGAGGCATCAATGgggaaagcagaaacagaaacaccTACCAATTAA
- the TCP11L2 gene encoding T-complex protein 11-like protein 2 isoform X1 encodes MRSFVPLITLISSFNGPHATLTFWRSCLLWQLKWIRMPLNDEQSSDSDSSRLSESTASSSDSEYSRQSFNSDSSSKPSSPASASPPKVITFDELMAAAKNLTDLTLAHEIAVNANFCIKHEDFPQNSFAGTVKQIVHKAFWDHLESELNEDPPEYEHAIKLFEEIKEILLSFLTPGANRIQNQICEVLDTDLIRQQAEHNAVDIHGLANYIINTMGKLCAPIRDNDIKQLKATDNIVELLREIFRVLDLMKVDMANYTIQNLRPYLQRNLVDYERTKFQEILEETPSALDLTTEWIKESIEDELSAISDESSSSPGADSSSKRIISPTLVLNNGYLKLLQWDYCKTIPETLITDEVRLQELREKLNQLKIIACVCLITNNMVGAAIVDVPDFADQLKRISVPLLEGMNKKTFDLKEALNAIGVQVCSKVNMSLAERDLPTLSEEMQSNLMGQIAHIVEDNNPVSSLIDKRIQFFMRSLLALPSFQKCMPTMPGGLSVIQTEMEFVGSQYASIVNFNKQVYGPFYANILRKLLFPEASMGKAETETPTN; translated from the exons GTCTTGTTTGCTGTGGCAGCTAAAGTGGATCAGAATGCCTCTCAATGATGAGCAGAGCAGTGATTCAGATTCTTCACGCCTCTCTGAAAGCACAGCTTCCTCTAGCGACTCCGAATATTCAAGACAGAGCTTTAACAGCGATTCTTCAAGCAAACCCAGTTCCCCAGCGT CAGCAAGCCCTCCCAAGGTTATTACATTTGATGAATTGATGGCAGCTGCAAAAAATTTGACAGACTTGACTCTAGCTCATGAAATTGCTGTAAATGCAAATTTTTGCATAAAACATGAAGACTTCCCACAGAACAG CTTTGCGGGCACAGTGAAACAAATTGTACACAAGGCATTTTGGGATCATTTGGAATCAGAACTGAATGAAGATCCTCCAGAATATGAACATGCTATCAAGCTCTTTGAGGAAATTAAGGAG attcttctttccttcctgacTCCTGGAGCAAACAGGATTCAGAATCAAATTTGTGAAGTTCTAGATACAGATCTTATAAGACAGCAGGCAGAACACAATGCTGTTGATATTCATGGGCTAGCTAACTATATCATCAACACTATGGGAAAGCTATGTGCTCCGATAAGAGACAACGATATAAAACAGTTAAAAGCAACTGACAATATCGTAGAATTACTGAG AGAAATATTCCGTGTTTTGGACCTGATGAAAGTGGATATGGCTAATTACACAATTCAAAACCTTAGGCCATACCTTCAGCGTAATTTGGTGGACTATGAAAGAACAAAATTCCAGGAAATTCTTGAAGAAACACCAA GTGCCCTGGATCTCACAACAGAATGGATAAAGGAATCAATAGAAGATGAATTGTCCGCTATTTCTGATGAATCTTCCTCATCCCCTGGTGCTGATAGTAGTTCTAAACGAATTATTAGTCCTACGCTGGTGCTAAACAACGGCTACTTGAAACTGTTACAATGGGATTATTGCAAAACAATTCCAGAG ACTCTAATAACAGATGAAGTTCGTCTTCAGGAGTTGAGAGAAAAGCTCAATCAATTAAAAATCATAGCTTGTGTTTGTCTCATAACAAACAATATGGTGGGTGCAGCAATTGTAGATGTGCCTGATTTTGCTGACCAACTGAAAAGGATCTCTGTTCCTCTTCTTGAAGGCATGAACAAGAA aacttTTGATTTGAAGGAGGCTCTGAATGCTATTGGTGTCCAGGTTTGCAGCAAAGTGAACATGTCTCTAGCTGAAAGGGATCTTCCCACGCTTAGTGAAGAAATGCAGAGTAATTTAATGGGTCAAATCGCTCATATTGTTGAGGACAACAATCCCGTCAGTTCCTTGATTG ACAAACGAATCCAGTTCTTCATGAGAAGCTTGCTTGCTCTTCCGAGTTTTCAGAAGTGTATGCCTACTATGCCAGGAGGCCTTTCTGTGATTCAGACGGAGATGGAGTTTGTTGGATCTCAGTATGCGAGCATTGTAAACTTTAATAAACAAGTTTATGGACCATTCTATGCAAACATACTTAGAAAACTACTTTTTCCTGAGGCATCAATGgggaaagcagaaacagaaacaccTACCAATTAA